GAGCGCCAAGTGGTGCGCTGGCTCATCGAGCTGCTGGGCTACCCTCCCGCCGCGAGTGGGTTGCTGGTGTCCGGTGCGACAGCGGCCAACCTGATCGGCCTGACGGTCGCACGGAACGCGAAGGCGGGCTTCGACGTGCGGGCCTCCGGACTGGGTGCCCTCGAGAGGCCACGATTGCTGATCTATGCCTCGACCGAGACACACAGCTGGCTCACCAAATCGTGCGAGCTTCTCGGCCTCGGCAGAGCGGCCATTCGCCTGGTCCCGGTTGATGCCGAGTTCCGCATCGAGCTCGGCACGTTGCGGGAAATGGTGGACCGGGATCGGCGCGATGGCCAGCGCCCGATCTGCGTGATCGGGAATGCGGGAACCGTGAACACGGGGGCCACGGACGATCTCAGGTCCCTGGCGGCGTTCTGCCGCCAGGAGGATCTCTGGTTCCACGTGGATGGCGCGTTCGGGGCACTCGCTGCCCTGGCGCCGGCGCTACAGCCCATCGTCGCCGGAATGCAGGAGGCCGACTCGCTCGCGTTCGATCTGCACAAGTGGGGCTACGTACAGTACGAGGCCGGCTGCATCCTGGTCAGGGACGCGGCAGTGCATAGAGCGACCTTCGCCCTGACGCCCGACTATCTGCGGCCGACGGCCGGAGGGATCTCGATCGACCCTACCCACTTTGCCGACCTGGGAACCCAGCTCTCGCGCAGCTTTCGCGCACTGAAGGTCTGGATGACACTCCAGGCGCAGGGCGCTCGCGCGTGGGGACGTGTCATCCAGCAGAACGTGGATCAGGCCAGCTACCTCGCCGGGCTGATCGAGGCGAGCGACGAGCTCGAGCTGCTCGCACCGGTCCCGCTGAACGTCGTGTGCTTCCGATACGCCGGCGACCTCGACGAAGAGCGGCGGCGGGTCGTGAACGAGGCGATTCTGGTGGAGCTGCAGGTTCGGGGCATCGCGGTGCCGTCGGGCACCACCATCACGGGACCGGCCGGACCTCGGTTTGGCCTGCGGGTCGCGAATACCAATCACCGGAGCCGGCGCGAGGACTTCCGGATGCTGGTGGAGGCCGTTCTCGAGCTAGGGCATGAGCTCAGCTCTCCGGTCGCCAGTCCCGTGGCACATTGAGATGCGATCCGTGCGCCTCCTTCTCCCAGCGCTGCTCGCCGCCGCCTCTCCGGCGGAGGCGCAGTCGCCCACGCGCGCCGGGGCGTCGGAGCAAGATTATGTGGCCGGCCGACGGCTGGTCGACGCGGCAATTCGGGCCACCGGTGACTCGGCGGCGCTCGCAGCCCTTGGGACCCTCACGGCCACCTTCTGCGCCAGGGCCGTGGAACTCGGTCAGAGCGCCCGCCCAGACGCTCCGTACGACACCATACGCGCGGCCGGCCGCCGAATCTATGATCTGGCGGGGCGGCGCTATGCTCAGGAGTGGTCCACCGAGTTCCGCGGTGGCATCCCACTCGCGCTTCACGAGGTGGTGACCGACAGCGCCGCGTACTCCCTCGATCGTCGCGGCGGCGTCCCATTCACGGTCGCTCCCAGCGGACTTGCGGCCAGCCTGCGGCGCGTCGAAGACAACTCCCCCTACGCTCCGCTCGTGCTGCTGGACCGCGCGCGCCGGAATGCCACGTCCATCAGGATCGTTCATCCAGCGGGGAGCCGGAGCCCGAACGCCGTGCTGTTTGTCGATCGTGCGACGGTGACTACGCTCGAGATCGATCCGCGAACCCATCTGGTCGTCAGCGCCGAAGCACTATACGACAATTGGGCGGTGGGGTTAGGGACGCTGCGGGTCGAGTTCCTCGACTATCAGCGCGTCGGCCCGGTCCGACTTGCGGCGCGCGTCAGAACCTCGTGGCAGCAGGGCGTGCTCACCGATGTGGTCTTCGCCGGAGTCGCGCGGACCGCGGCACCTCCTCCGGAGGCCTTCCAGCCCCCAAGCGACTCGGCCCACGCGGTGCCGATCGGTGGGGCATTGCATATCAGCATCGATTCCGTCGCACCGCACGTCTTTGCTGTCCGCTTCGGGCAGACGGCTGGTCCCAACTTCGGCTACAATCCGCCGTTCGCATATGCCCAGCTGCTCGTGGAGCTCACCGACCGGCTTCTCCTGGTCGACGCACCGTGGTCAGCCACCGTCCAGCAGGCGGTGATCGACTCGGTGCACCGTCGGTTCCCGGCCAAGCCCATCGCGCTCATAGCCTTCACCCACTATCACTCGGACCACTTCGGCGGGCTGCGCGCGTATCTGGGGGGCAAGACCAGGTTCATCACGACGCCCGGGAACCGGAGGTTCATCGAGCGGGTCGCTACGGCCTCCCATCCGTTGGACTCGCCGGGCCCAGGGGCGGCATCGGACGCCGCGTCTCGCATCGAGACCTTCACCGGGACGCACTCGATCGCCGACAGTGCCGCGCCGGTCGACCTGCACGAGGTCGGCGGAGCTCACGCCGACGAGATGGTGATCGCCTGGCTTCCCCGCCAGCACCTGCTCTTCACCGCCGATCTGTTCGGGATCTTTCCCGAACCCGGCGGACCGGGTGGCTCCTACGAGGCGGAGCGCGCGCTCGCGCGGTACGTGCTGGGCCAGGGTTGGAAGGTCGAGACTGTGGTCAGTGGTCATGCCGCGATCGTCCCTGGCTCGGTGCTCGGGGCAACGTTGACGCAGGGCTCCGACACCGGAAGGGCACGCCAGATGGGTGTGCCCGCATGTCCCCCCGGTCAACGGTTCTGATGCATGCGCGCTTCCCGCAGACTCCCAGCCCTTGCACTCGCCGTAATCGGCGGATGCGCCCCGCCCCATCAGGCGGCCGCGCAAGCGCCCGATGGCCCGACATCGGCAGGCGCTCAAGCCCTGATCGGTCTCTGGGCTTCCGAGGTCAGCTTCGGCCCACAGGCGAGCGGACTGCTCACCGTGGCTCGCGATGGAGCAGGGTGGACCGCCATGATCGCGGGCTTCGAGGTGCCTGCCCAGGTCACCAGCGATTCGGTCCTGGTGCGGCTGCCGGACGGACTCGGCGACTTCCGTGGCGCGCGGCACACCCGCCCGGATCGAGTCGAGGGGTTCTGGGTCCAACCTGCCGGGCTGGTGGCAGGTGTGCCGTACGCGACGCCCGTGGCTTTGCACCGTAGCGGAATGGGCTCCTGGCAGGGTCGCATCGTTCCCGCCGAGGATCGCTATGCCCTCTACCTCTCCGTGCGATCCGACTCGAGCGGTCGCACCGTCGCGACCTTCCGGAATCCTGAGCGAAACTCGCGAGGCGGAGCCCCGGAGTTTCAGGTGGTTCGTACCGGCGACCTCGTCCGCTTCAGCGACTCTGCGTCTGGCACCAGCGCCATTGTCGCCACCTATGACTCGGCCGGGCCGCGCCTGACCCTGTCGTGGCCGCCCCTTGGTGCCGTGCTCACGCTGACCCCGCGGTCGCGCGAGAACTCCGTCGGCCTGTTCCCTCGAACTCCAGCGCCGTCCGGGTACCAGTATCGCGTACCCCTCGATCAGGGGGACGGATGGACCGTCGGCCGCGCCGGCACGGCCGGATTCGACGAGAGCGTGCTCACGCGTTTCGTCTCGCAGGTCATCAGCACCGACCCGCTCGCGCGAGCGGCCCCGCTGATCCATTCCGTCTTGATCGCCCGGCAGGGAAAGCTGGTGCTCGAGGAATACTTCTTCGGCTACGACCGCACGCGCACCCACGACCTGCGATCGGCTTCGAAGACGTTCACCTCGATCATGCTCGGGGCGGCGATGCAGCACGGAGTGTCCCTCGGACCCGAGAGCCGGGTGTATCGGCTCTTTCACCGGTACGATCGATTCTCCAGGCCGGATCCACGAAAGCAGCAGATTACCCTCGGTCACCTGCTCACTCACACCTCAGGGCTCGCCTGCGACGATTCGGACCCGGGCTCACCGGGCAACGAAGGCACGATGCAGACGCAGACGGAGCAGCCCGATTGGATCAAGTACACTCTGGATCTTGGCATGGCGCACGATCCCGGGGCCGCCTACGCCTATTGCTCCGGCGGAATGAACCTGGTGGGCGGAACGGTGGCCGTGGCCAGCGGACTCTGGCTGCCGGAGCTGTTCGAGCGGTGGATCGCCCGGCCTCTCGACATCATGGATTACCATGTCAACCTGACACCCACTGGTGAGGCATACTCGGGTGGGGGAGTCCAGATGCGTCCCCGCGACTTTCTCAAGTTCGGACAACTGTTTCTCGATCATGGACTCTGGCGGGGGCAACGGATCGTGCCGGACCAGTGGGTGCGCCAGTCCACGACGCGACAGGTGAGGGCGAGCCCGGACAACGATGACGGATTCGGCTGGCACCTGTTCCACCTGCAGGTAGGTACCCGCCAGTATCGTGAGTACGAGGCGAACGGTAACGGCGGCCAGCTCCTGATCGTCGTCCCCGAGCTCGACCTCGCGGTCGTCTTCACGGCCGGGAACTACAACAACTACGGCGTCTGGCGAAAGTTTCGCGATGAGCTCGTCCCCGAAGTGATCATCCCGGCGATTCGGCGCCGCTGAGCCACTGCTCTCACCGGGGCACCACAGCAGCGCCGCCGGTTTAGATTTCGGAGCGTGGGCTCTCGCGTCAGATGT
The nucleotide sequence above comes from Gemmatimonadales bacterium. Encoded proteins:
- a CDS encoding pyridoxal-dependent decarboxylase gives rise to the protein MEESLDPVTEEEWEGLQRLGSRMLDDMMNYLRTVRERPAWQPVPGEVAGRLTGPLPLDPVPLEAVYDQFTRDVLPYPTGNIHPRFWGWVMGTGTPVGMLAELLTAAMNAHVGGYDQAATHVERQVVRWLIELLGYPPAASGLLVSGATAANLIGLTVARNAKAGFDVRASGLGALERPRLLIYASTETHSWLTKSCELLGLGRAAIRLVPVDAEFRIELGTLREMVDRDRRDGQRPICVIGNAGTVNTGATDDLRSLAAFCRQEDLWFHVDGAFGALAALAPALQPIVAGMQEADSLAFDLHKWGYVQYEAGCILVRDAAVHRATFALTPDYLRPTAGGISIDPTHFADLGTQLSRSFRALKVWMTLQAQGARAWGRVIQQNVDQASYLAGLIEASDELELLAPVPLNVVCFRYAGDLDEERRRVVNEAILVELQVRGIAVPSGTTITGPAGPRFGLRVANTNHRSRREDFRMLVEAVLELGHELSSPVASPVAH
- a CDS encoding MBL fold metallo-hydrolase, which encodes MRLLLPALLAAASPAEAQSPTRAGASEQDYVAGRRLVDAAIRATGDSAALAALGTLTATFCARAVELGQSARPDAPYDTIRAAGRRIYDLAGRRYAQEWSTEFRGGIPLALHEVVTDSAAYSLDRRGGVPFTVAPSGLAASLRRVEDNSPYAPLVLLDRARRNATSIRIVHPAGSRSPNAVLFVDRATVTTLEIDPRTHLVVSAEALYDNWAVGLGTLRVEFLDYQRVGPVRLAARVRTSWQQGVLTDVVFAGVARTAAPPPEAFQPPSDSAHAVPIGGALHISIDSVAPHVFAVRFGQTAGPNFGYNPPFAYAQLLVELTDRLLLVDAPWSATVQQAVIDSVHRRFPAKPIALIAFTHYHSDHFGGLRAYLGGKTRFITTPGNRRFIERVATASHPLDSPGPGAASDAASRIETFTGTHSIADSAAPVDLHEVGGAHADEMVIAWLPRQHLLFTADLFGIFPEPGGPGGSYEAERALARYVLGQGWKVETVVSGHAAIVPGSVLGATLTQGSDTGRARQMGVPACPPGQRF
- a CDS encoding serine hydrolase domain-containing protein, whose translation is MIAGFEVPAQVTSDSVLVRLPDGLGDFRGARHTRPDRVEGFWVQPAGLVAGVPYATPVALHRSGMGSWQGRIVPAEDRYALYLSVRSDSSGRTVATFRNPERNSRGGAPEFQVVRTGDLVRFSDSASGTSAIVATYDSAGPRLTLSWPPLGAVLTLTPRSRENSVGLFPRTPAPSGYQYRVPLDQGDGWTVGRAGTAGFDESVLTRFVSQVISTDPLARAAPLIHSVLIARQGKLVLEEYFFGYDRTRTHDLRSASKTFTSIMLGAAMQHGVSLGPESRVYRLFHRYDRFSRPDPRKQQITLGHLLTHTSGLACDDSDPGSPGNEGTMQTQTEQPDWIKYTLDLGMAHDPGAAYAYCSGGMNLVGGTVAVASGLWLPELFERWIARPLDIMDYHVNLTPTGEAYSGGGVQMRPRDFLKFGQLFLDHGLWRGQRIVPDQWVRQSTTRQVRASPDNDDGFGWHLFHLQVGTRQYREYEANGNGGQLLIVVPELDLAVVFTAGNYNNYGVWRKFRDELVPEVIIPAIRRR